One Coprobacter fastidiosus genomic window, TAATGATGTAGCACAAAATTTCTACGGATTATTAAACGGAGATTTGACATTCCAAAAAAATAACATCGATCTAAGTATATGGGGAAAAAATCTCTTGAATAAGCGCTACCAGGCTTTTTATTTCGAAACAATGAATGCAGAAAATCTAAAAGAGAACAACGGATTTATGCAATTAGGACGTCCGATAACCTTTGGTGTTGATATTACTTTAAAGTTTTAGACTCCGACAATATAAAAACAAACAAGGAAAAGTTTCTTTTATTTACTTTTCCTTGTTCATTATTATCCTTACTCAAGAATACGGAAATTATCCATAACAAATATCTCCGTTCTCATTTCTATATTCGTCAAAACTTTTATTGTATTGTGTCATCGCACGCAAACTCATTCCCATACTGGAGAATCCGCCGTCATGATACAAATTTTGCATAGTCACTTTACGAGTAAGATCCGAGAACATCACGATACAATAATCGGCACATTCCTCAGCACTTGCATTTCCCAGAGGCGACATACGATTAGCAAAATCCATCAGCGACTCCATTCCTTTCACACCGCTACCGGCAGTAGTCATAGTCGGAGATTGAGAAATAGTATTGATACGTACCCCCTTTTCACGTCCATAAATATAACCAAAACTGCGAGCTATAGACTCAAGCAATGCTTTGGCATCGGCCATATCATTGTAACCGAAAAGAGTACGTTGTGCAGCAACATAGCTCAATGCCAATATAGAACCATTCTCTGCAATAGCATCCATCTTTTTAGCCACCTGTATCATCTTATGAAACGAGATAGCCGAAATATCGAGAGTTTTGTTCAGAAGATCATAATCAAGATCATCATAAGGACGTTTTTTCCGAACATTGGGCGACATACCGATCGAATGTAAAACAAAATCGATCTTTCCACCCAAAATTTCCATTGATTTGGCAAATACCATTTCGAGATCTTCAACATTGGTAGCATCTGCCGGAATAATCTCGGCATTAAGTTTCTCTCCTAATTCAGAAACTTGTCCCATACGCACTGCAACCGGAGTATTGGTCAACGTAATAACCGCACCTTCTTCAACAGCCCTCTCGGCAACTTTCCATGCGATAGACATTTCATTCAAAGCACCAAAAATGATACCTCTTTTTCCTTTCAATAAATTATTACTCATAATTTGTTCTCATTAATTGAATTTCGAAAATGCACATTTTACCTATTTTTGTGCCATTTTCGGGGAGCAAAGATACTATATTTTTTTGATCTGCCAATCATTAATATCAAAATTGCTATCTCCACATAGCAAATTAATCATTTTATAATTATAATCAGATTATCACTTTTCTGAAACATCAATAGAGGATAAAGAAAATTTCACTCTTTTTTGACGCATTTTTATCAGTAAAAAAAGGAAAATAAAAAGTTTCGATTACCTTTGTGAAATAATCATATAACATTTAACACACAATATGACCATGAGTAAACCCTATGTAGTTGGTATTGACATTGGTGGAACCAACACCGTATTCGGCATTGTAGATGCCCGCGGAACCATTATTGCAAGCGGTTCTATTAAAACAAATAAATTTAATGAAGTAGAAGATTACGTCAACGAACTTCATACTGAGCTTTTCCGTTTGTTGGAACAAAACAATGCGACGGACAAGATCATGGGAATCGGAGTAGGTGCTCCGAACGGTAACTATTTTAACGGAACAATCGAATTTGCGCCGAATCTACCTTGGAGAGGAGTTATTCCTTTAGCCCAAATGTTGACTGATCGCTTCGGTATTCCAGTTTCTTTGACAAATGACGCTAATGCGGCAGCTATCGGAGAAATGACTTATGGAGCAGCCCGAGGTTTGAAAGATTTTATCATGATCACTTTAGGTACAGGAGTAGGTAGCGGTATCGTTGTTAACGGACAATTAGTATATGGGCACGACGGATTTGCCGGAGAATTAGGACACGTAATCGTTCGTCCGAATAACGGAAGACTCTGCGGTTGCGGCCGTACGGGCTGTCTTGAAGCTTATACTTCAGCTACCGGTGTTGCACGCACGGCAAGGGAATTTCTTGAAGTTCGCAACGACCCAAGCAGTCTGCGCCAAATTCCTATCCAAGATATTACTTCTAAAGACGTATATGATGCTGCCATTACCGGAGACAAGTTGGCTTTGGAAATCTTCGATTATACAGGCAAAATATTAGGGGAAGCTTTTGCCAACTTCATTGCATTCTCAAGTCCGAAAGCAATCATATTGTTCGGAGGTTTGGCTAAAGCCGGCGATCTCATTTTGAAACCGATCAAAGAAGCTATGGATCGCAACACGCTAAATATTTATAAAGGTAAGGTGAAAATCATGTTCTCCGAATTGAAAGAGAGCGATGCTGCAGTATTAGGTGCCAGCGCATTAGGCTGGGAAGCTAAATGATAATGACATTTCCAAAATAAGAAACAGGGTGTAAATTTACACCCTGTTTCTTATTTTCGCAAAACAAACAAATCCTCTGTTCTATTCAAAGCAGTCGGCATCAGCCAAATATTTCCCGTTCAAATCTTTAGCAGAAAGTAGTAATTTCTCCGCTGCCAACGGCCATTTTATACCGACTGAAGGATCATCATACATTAATGTTGCTTCCTGATCAGGCGCATATACATTATCGACTTTATAGGCAAACGTCGCAGTATCGCTCAATACCAAAAAACCGTGAGCAAATCCACGAGGGATAAACAATTGTTTATTATTTTCTTCCGATAGTTCTACCATTACATATTTTCCGAAAGTAGGAGAGGTTTTTCGCAAATCGACCGCGACATCGAGTACCCGACCATTCAAAACTCTTACCAGTTTTGCTTGCGAATAGTTACCTTTTTGATAGTGTAATCCCCTCAACACTCCATACGTAGAATGAGACTGGTTATCTTGCACGAAATTTATCTCTCCGACATAACGATCAAATATTTCTTTCCGATAAGTTTCCATAAAATAACCCCGAGCATCTCCGAATTTTTGAGGCTCGATCACAAATACTCCCTGTATTTCTTGCTCCGTAAATTTCATAAATCTTCTTCTGTTTTAAAACCTGTCTAAATTTTCCAATAAAGAAATCCTGTCAGGTCATTTTTATGTTATCTTCCGAACTGTTTTCCCGTTTTCATTTATCTGGCTATTATCCCCACAAAAACTCCCCAATATCCTCAAAAGAAATTCCCAAGCCTGATTCGTGCAAAATTCAGACTGGTCTCAGTCACAAAGATAGTGATAAAAGCAAAACTATATAAAAAGCCGAAGCGAAAAAGAGAAAATGTTTGTGGGAAAGTATGCAACAATAATCAAAATATCAACTCTTTTTTCTTATAAAAAATTATAATACCTTTGTCTATTGAAAATTTTACTTTAACAAATATCTACGTATCCTCAAAATTAAATAAACAAATCTTTCAAGAGCCCTTATTTTATAGAGCAAACATAATCTAATGTAATATAAACTGTGTATAAAAGAGTCTTTATGTATAAAATCATATATACAATTTTATTAATGATGATATGGAGTGCTTGCAACTCTCGTCATTCTAATATCGAAAATGCCTATATTCTTTCTGAACCGGATTATACAGACAGCAAGATGTGGTACATAAACCTCAATGATACGGATGATTCCGGTGCAGATATATTCTATATAGTTTCAACATGGGAATTTGACTGGTACACCAATGACGGACAAATATGCCACTATGCCGATCCGGTCAATATTAAAGATCACCGAGATGATATGGCTATCGAAATCTCCCAAATAGCCCAATATATGGGACAGAAAAATAACTTTTATGCTCCATATTACCGGCACATTACTCTTAACTCTTGGGCTACATGCAATGAAGACACCATCAATCGGCGCTATCATACGGTTTCATTCAACGATGTCCAAAAAGCATTTCGATATTTCATCAACACAAATAATAATAATCGCCCGTTCATCTTAGCCGGGTTCAGTCAGGGAGGAAAATCGGTTGTCGAACTCATAAAAACGATGCCCGATGATATCAAGAAACGGATGGTTGCCGCCTATGTTCTCGGCTACAAAGTCACTCCCCAAGACACGACAGAATGTAAGAACCTCCGAGCTGCAAAAGATTCTCTCGACCTCGGTGTTACAATCTGTTATAACTCAGTTTCTGATATAAAATATATAAAGCCTGTAATAAGTGTTCCGTCCGCTATGTGCATAAATCCGGTCAACTGGAAAACCGATGCTACTCCGGCAATTCTTCATGATACTATTACCGTCACCTTATCTCCAGAACACAATGTTCTTGTCCTATCCGGTTATAGCGGCAGCGAATATACTCCTATTCTCGGGATCATCAACACCGGAGACTTTCATGGCGCAGAACCATGGCTTTACAGCGAATGCCTTGCTAAAAACATCCAACAGCGTATAAAGGCCTATCGAAAACTATATCCATAAACCAAACAAAAAATACCAGATACAATCAGACATTAATATAAGGAACTTTATAAATTAAAAACCTATCTAAATGCACTAAACAACCTTATTCAACATAATATGTAATTTAGTACCATTTTAATATCTATACATTTCTATACCTCTTATACAAAATAAATGAGCCGTAGAACAATAAAGATGTGGGCTTAATTTTATACCTTTGCAGCAAGAGAAAGAATGTACGAATATGAAACAGAAACAGATAGAAGAAAATATCGGTCCGATGAAACTCATATTCAATTATGAGGATGTGTTCTACAGTTTCTTTTACGATGACACCAGCGGTTGCATCCATCGCTCGCGGGAGTATGCGATGAATTACGTGTATTCGGGTGAAATGATACTGGACAATGGTAAGGAACAAATCCATGTCGGAAAGGGAGAATGTGTCTTTATTCCACGCGACCACCATATCACCATGTATAAAAAGCCTCTGAATGGGGAACGCTATTGCGGTATTTTCCTGAACTTTACCCGTAATTTTTTGCGGGAGATGTACACGAAACTCGAACAGTACAAGATTCCGGCCAATACGCCCAAACTCAAATCGGGGGTCATTAAGTTGCCCAAGACAGCGGAAATAACCAGCCTTTTCGCCTCGCTGACACCGTTTTTCGACCCAGAGGTTAAGCCGCAGGACGATTTCATGCACTTGAAACTGCAAGAAGGGTTGCTTGCCTTACTTCATATTGACAAACGGTTTGCGCCTACGCTGTTCGATTTCAACGAGCCGTGGAAAATCGACATCTTGGACTTCCTGAACAAGAATTATATGTACGAGTTCACGATGGAAGATTTGGCGCACTATACTGGAAGAAGCCTTGCCACGTTCAAGCGCGATTTTAAAAAGATAAGCGATCTGACACCCGAAAAGTGGCTTATACGCAAGCGACTGGAGGTCGCCTACAACTTGATGAAAGAGGGAGGAAACAAGGTTGTAGATGTCTACACCAAAGTGGGATTCAGAAACCAATCGCATTTCTCGGCGGCGTTCAAGAAGCAGTACGGCATTGCGCCGACGGCTGTGGCGGCCTTGTAGCTGAATTAGTTCGTTGTCAAAACGGTTGAATATGATAAGACAAGTACGGACAGATGACGCGACAGCCATCGCGTCAATATACAACGGCTATGTGACCGGCAGCAACATCACGTTCGAGGAAGAGCCAGTCACGGTGGAGGAAATGACATCGCGGATCGCCGGGATTTCGGCGGGTTTCCCGTACCTTATCTGGGTGGAGGACGGTGCGGTGAAAGGATATTGCTACGCCCATGCATGGAAAGAACGGTCGGCCTACCGCTACACGGCGGAGACCACTGTCTATCTGTCGTCCGACATCACCGGACGGGACATCAAGGCTGACCTTATGCGGCGGCTCATCGCCGAATGCAAGGAAATGGGGCTGAAAGTGCTGATAGCCTGCATCACGGAGGGAAATGCGGCAAGCAACGCCCTACATGAAAGTTTAGGCTTCAGGCAGGTGTCCAGGTGTCCCGCTTCAAGAAAGTCGGACTGAAGTTCGGGCAGTAACTCGATGTGGCGGACTATGAACTGATACTGGAAGGGTAACAAAATCTGAAGAGCTCTTTGTCTCTGTCCCTTCGGTTGTTGTCAGTTAAAACGGACATTCATCCACCGTACTTTTTCTCGAACAGTCCCGTATTGCGGTTTCCCCAGTCAATCATGGCGTCGATGATAGGAATTAGCGTCATGCCTAATGGCGTGATGGAATACTCCGAGCGCGGAGGCAGCTCGGGGAAGATAGTCTTCGACACCAGTCCGTCCTCCACCAGCTCCTTCAGTTGCAAGTCGAGCACGCGGGGCGTGGCTTCGGGGAATATCTTGTGCAGTTCGCTGGGGCGCAGGGCGCGGTGGCGCAGTTCGTCCAAGATGCACGACTTCCACTTGGAATCAATCAGGCTCATGGTCAGCCGCAAAGGGCAACCCAAATCGACGGGTATCTTTCTTTCGTACATGGTTCTATCGCTATTGAATGTTATGTCTGCAAAGGTAATGATAATATGCCGGAACGGGGATATACCGAATAATTTTTCAGTATATGAATAATTTTTCGGTACTTGCGGAAGCAGGAAGCATCGCCTACCTTTGCATCATCAAAACAAGATAATCAATTAAACATTAGCATCATGAGAGCGAATATCGAAGAGTACAAGGCTGTGGAAGCCGCTGCCATGAAATTTGTGAAAAGCGTGGCTGAAGGCAATAGCAAACACGCCCGCGAGTTGTTCACTGACGAAGCCGTCCTGTTTGGCTATTTAGACGGACAGTTGGAGCATGACAGCATCGAGCAGTTTTATAAGAATGTGGACACCGTAGGAGCAGGCGATGACTTCAAGGCACGCATCGACGTGGTGGACGTGGAAGAGACCCTGGCCGTGGTCCGCGTGTTGGAAGAGAAATGGGGAGGCCGCATCGGCTTCACCGACTACTTGCTGCTGATGAAGATGGACGGCAAGTGGCGGTGTGTGGCGAAAGCGTATAATCAGAACTCAAACACCATTCAAAAATAATAGGAGCTATGGGAAAGAAAATTGTCATATTGAACGGCAGTCCCAGACCGAAAGGCAATACGGTGGGACTTATAGAAGCATTTGTAAAAGGCGCGGAGCAGGCAGGCGACATTGCCGGACATCCCTCGTTGGAGAAAGCATACAATTTGGGAAAAAACATCTAAAAAGGAGGAACGCATGAAAGTATTGTTGATTAACGGCAGCCCGAACCAAGCGGGCTGCACCTATACCGCCTGAGCCGAGGATGCGGACGCACTTCATTCAGGACAAATACGAGTAAAATTCAAGATGCAACTATATTCGTCTTATATTTGACCTTTTCAGCAATACTATTTGAGCCTCACAGCAACCCCGCTGTGAGGCTTTTGCTTTACCTTCGCATCGTGACAAGAAATCAAACGATTAGGATATTATGAAGCGAAAACTGTTATTATTCACGATGTTGTGTTGTCTGGCGTTTTCAGCGAACGCTTGCGGCACGAACGGGACGCATCAGCCGACGGCAAAAAATGAGACTGCCAACAACAACGGCGAGAACGAAAACGACACGGTGGAAAGTGATGAAGTTTGTTCGATTTGACCCCAAGGCGAGAACGACAAGCCACCCGTCATCACGCTTAGCAACGGATATGCCATGCCTATGCTCGGATTGGGAACGTACAGCCTGCACGGAGACGAGTGCATCAACGTCATACTCTCTGCCATCAAATTAGGCTACCGCAAGTTCGATACCGCTACTTTCTACGGAAACGAGGAAGAAGTAGGCGAAGCCATACTCCGTTCGGGAGTGCCACGTGAGGAGTTCTTCATCTGTACCAAACTCTATCCCAACGAGTTCGGCCACGCAGAGGAAGCCATCGAAGCCTCCCTTGCAAGACTCGACATAGGCTATGTGGACTTGATGCTGCTTCACCATCCGGGCCGTAACGACGTGGAAGCCTACAAAGTAATGGAGCGTGCCATGGCCGCAGGCAAGATACGCTCGCTCGGCGTGTCCAACTATTATATCGAGGAGATGACGGAATTCCTGCCGAAAGTGAGCATCAAGCCCGTAATGACGCAAAACGAGATACATCCCTACTATCAGGAAAAAGAGGTCAGGAAATACATGCACCGCAATGGCATCGTCATCGAAGGGTGGTATCCATTCGGCGACAGAGGCTATACAAAGGCAATGTTCAGCAACGAAACCCTTAAAAAGATAGCCGAGGCACACGGCAAATCTCCTACACAGGTCATCCTGCGCTGGGACTTACAGCACGGTGTGGCAGTCATCCCCGGTTCGAGCAATCCCGGCCACCAGAAAGAGAACATCTCCGTATTTGACTTCGAGCTGATCCCGGAGGAAATGGCACGCATTGACGCGCTCGACCGGAACGAGAAAAATGACTGGTATTGACAATGTAAAATGATATAGAAAATGAAAACAACTGCAATGAAATCAATCTGCACGGCCCTGCTCGCCTGCCTCTGCGGCACAAGCGGCCTCACGGCACAGGAAAATCAACTTAATACGAATAACATGATAGAAGAAAAATTGAATTTAACGCAGGAGTGGGACAAGGTGTTCCCGCAAAGTGACGAAGTGAGCCACTCCAAAATCACGTTCCACAACCGTTACGGCATCACGCTTGCCGCCGACTTGTATATCCCCAAAGAGGCAACAGGCAAACTGTCTGCCATAGCCGTCTGTGGTCCGTTCGGGGCTGTCAAGGAGCAGGCATCCGGGCTGTATGCGCAGGAACTCGCAAAGCGCGGTTTCCTCACGATAGCTTTCGATCCGTCGTTCACCGGCGAGAGCGGCGGACAGCCCCGCTATGTGGCATCGCCCGACATCAACACTGAGGACTTCTCGGCAGCGGTGGACTACCTCGCCACCCGTGACGATGTGAACCCGGAACAGATAGGCATCCTCGGCATCTGCGGATGGGGAGGCATGGCTGTCAATGCCGCAGCCATCGATACCCGCATCAAAGCCACCGTCGCCGCTACCATGTACGACATGAGCCGAGTCAACGCTAACGGCTATTTCGATGCCGACGACAATGCCGACGCACGCCACGAACTACGCCGCCAGTTGAATACCCAACGTACAACGGATTACCGCAACGGCTCGTATGAGCTTGCCGGAGGTCTGCCCGATGTAGTGCCTGCCGATGCTCCACAATTCCTGAAAGACTACTTCGCCTACTATAAAACGGAACGTGGCTACCACAAGCGTTCGCTCAACTCCAACGGCGGCTGGAACAAGACTTCGACACTCTCGTTTCTGAACATGCCGATTCTGTCCTACGCAAGTGAAATCCGTAGTGCTGTGCTGCTTGTCCACGGTGAAAACGCCCATTCGCGCTACTTCAGCGAGGACACCTACAAGAAACTGGCAGGCGGCAACAAGGAACTGTTGATAGTCCCCGGAGCCAGCCACACCGACCTATACGACAACTTCGATAAGATACCGTTCGACCGGATAGTGGCGTTCTATCGCGAAAATCTGAAATAATGGGCAGTATGGACAAACACATCACTTTCCGAAACGGGCAGCAGGTCTGCCCGCTCGGGCAAGGCACCTACCAGATGGGGCGCAGGCGCAGCGAGGAGATACAAGCCTTGCGCAGGGGAATCAACTTAGGGTTGACACTGATAGACACTGCCGAGATGTACGGTACGGAAGACCTTGTGGGCGAAGCCGTGTGCGATTGTCGCGATAAAGCTTTTATCGTCAGTAAAGTGCTGCCCAGCAATGCAAGTTATGAAGGAACCAAACGTGCCTGCGAACGGAGTCTGCAACGGCTCGGCACAGACTATATCGACCTCTATCTGCTGCATTGGATAGGTCGTTACCCGTTCTCCGAGACTGTCCGTGCTTTGGTGGAATTGCAGCAGGAGGGAAAAATCAGGCAATGGGGCATGAGCAATCTGGACGTGGATGATATGGAACGCATCATTACCTTGCCACACGGTAAGGACTGCGCCGCCAATCAGGTGCTCTACAACCTGAAAGACCGAGGTATCGAATATGATCTTATCCCGTGGAGCGAACAGCATCATATTCCCATCATGGCCTATACGCCTTTGGGCGAAGGACGGTTGCGTAACCATAAGACATTGATAGAGATAGCCCGCAGGCACGATGCCACTCCCACGCAAATCATGCTGGCATGGGTGATGCGTACTCAAAATGTTATCGCTATACCCAAGGCAAGCAGCATAGCCCATGTGGAGGACAATGCCCGAAGCCTTGATATTTCTCTGACGGAAGAAGATTTGAGCGACATCAACAAAGCATTTCCGGCTCCTACGCACAAGATACATTTGGCAGGGTGGTGATTGAAACTTCTGTAAACCATACACATCGCCATTACCGCCTTGCCCAAATATATGCCGATGGGATAACAATCAGACACTAAATGAGAAACTTTATAAATTAAAAACCTATCTAAATGCACTAAACGACCTTATTCAACATAATATGCAAATTGATCCATTTCCATAAATGTTGAGGGGCTGTTGTTCCTTTTTCCAAAAAACTGTTCCATTGTCGGTTTAGTTGTTCCCCGTCAATCCAGTCAGACGCAACACTTTCTCTCAAACCGTCAATAGATTCTCCTACCCAATTTTGCAGTTCATTCGATAGCCATAATCGAGAAGAACGTCCAGCTTCTCCTTTCGGTGCCAAACGAACATTTTTCGGGAGTAACCGAGAGGCTATCTGGCGAATCATCCACTTATCCTGACAAGAACGTTCTTTCATATAATGCGGTAAAGCAAAAGCATATTCAATCAAACGATGGTCTAAAAACGGTTTCCGGAGTTCGGTAGAATGCATCATACTCACCCGATCATTAAACCGAAGAATATGCGGAATACGTTCATAAAACAAATCTCTATATCTCAGATTATCTTCTTCATCCCGAAAAGGATGCGGATATTCAGGTAAATGCGCCAATTCTTTAAAATCGGACTTCAAGCAAGAACAAATTGCGGATTGGTCCATATCCCCTTTTCTCGGATAACTTGCCCAAACCTCATCAAGGCCGAGTCCGTCACACAAGACAGTAGTCCCCTGACGATGAGCAGTCCTAAATAAACGAGCATAAGCCAATGATGAAAATCCGTCATAAGGTTCCTCCTGTACTCGGGCGATTTTTACAGCTTCTTTCACCACTATATCAGGAGTAAGTTGTACCTGTTCCAAATGATATTCTGTATGTGAAAGCATTTCCTCTGTCCATAAAATTTCATCTGAAAATTTATCTCCGCCATAATAAGAATATACTTTAAACGGATCATGAGGAAATAACCGATGTATAAGACCTAACAAAAATGAGGAATCGATTCCTCCGGACAGATTGAATCCGACCGGAACAGCCGCATCTAAATTATAGCGGACGCTCTCCTCTGCCAATGATAAAAAACGTTCTGCTGCTTCTGTCTCCGAGTCAGGAATTTCGACAGACTGTACTGCTTTATCGAATTCATACCATTGCCGTACATCCAAAGATGAAGAATTAAAAAACAAGCAATATCCAGCCGGAAGCTGATACACTTCATCCCAAAATGTTTCATAAGGCATTCCATACGTAGAATAAACCAAATATCCAGCCCAGCGA contains:
- a CDS encoding enoyl-ACP reductase FabI, with translation MSNNLLKGKRGIIFGALNEMSIAWKVAERAVEEGAVITLTNTPVAVRMGQVSELGEKLNAEIIPADATNVEDLEMVFAKSMEILGGKIDFVLHSIGMSPNVRKKRPYDDLDYDLLNKTLDISAISFHKMIQVAKKMDAIAENGSILALSYVAAQRTLFGYNDMADAKALLESIARSFGYIYGREKGVRINTISQSPTMTTAGSGVKGMESLMDFANRMSPLGNASAEECADYCIVMFSDLTRKVTMQNLYHDGGFSSMGMSLRAMTQYNKSFDEYRNENGDICYG
- a CDS encoding ROK family protein; its protein translation is MSKPYVVGIDIGGTNTVFGIVDARGTIIASGSIKTNKFNEVEDYVNELHTELFRLLEQNNATDKIMGIGVGAPNGNYFNGTIEFAPNLPWRGVIPLAQMLTDRFGIPVSLTNDANAAAIGEMTYGAARGLKDFIMITLGTGVGSGIVVNGQLVYGHDGFAGELGHVIVRPNNGRLCGCGRTGCLEAYTSATGVARTAREFLEVRNDPSSLRQIPIQDITSKDVYDAAITGDKLALEIFDYTGKILGEAFANFIAFSSPKAIILFGGLAKAGDLILKPIKEAMDRNTLNIYKGKVKIMFSELKESDAAVLGASALGWEAK
- the rfbC gene encoding dTDP-4-dehydrorhamnose 3,5-epimerase, whose translation is MKFTEQEIQGVFVIEPQKFGDARGYFMETYRKEIFDRYVGEINFVQDNQSHSTYGVLRGLHYQKGNYSQAKLVRVLNGRVLDVAVDLRKTSPTFGKYVMVELSEENNKQLFIPRGFAHGFLVLSDTATFAYKVDNVYAPDQEATLMYDDPSVGIKWPLAAEKLLLSAKDLNGKYLADADCFE
- a CDS encoding DUF3089 domain-containing protein; translated protein: MYKIIYTILLMMIWSACNSRHSNIENAYILSEPDYTDSKMWYINLNDTDDSGADIFYIVSTWEFDWYTNDGQICHYADPVNIKDHRDDMAIEISQIAQYMGQKNNFYAPYYRHITLNSWATCNEDTINRRYHTVSFNDVQKAFRYFINTNNNNRPFILAGFSQGGKSVVELIKTMPDDIKKRMVAAYVLGYKVTPQDTTECKNLRAAKDSLDLGVTICYNSVSDIKYIKPVISVPSAMCINPVNWKTDATPAILHDTITVTLSPEHNVLVLSGYSGSEYTPILGIINTGDFHGAEPWLYSECLAKNIQQRIKAYRKLYP
- a CDS encoding AraC family transcriptional regulator — translated: MKLIFNYEDVFYSFFYDDTSGCIHRSREYAMNYVYSGEMILDNGKEQIHVGKGECVFIPRDHHITMYKKPLNGERYCGIFLNFTRNFLREMYTKLEQYKIPANTPKLKSGVIKLPKTAEITSLFASLTPFFDPEVKPQDDFMHLKLQEGLLALLHIDKRFAPTLFDFNEPWKIDILDFLNKNYMYEFTMEDLAHYTGRSLATFKRDFKKISDLTPEKWLIRKRLEVAYNLMKEGGNKVVDVYTKVGFRNQSHFSAAFKKQYGIAPTAVAAL
- a CDS encoding winged helix-turn-helix transcriptional regulator, with translation MYERKIPVDLGCPLRLTMSLIDSKWKSCILDELRHRALRPSELHKIFPEATPRVLDLQLKELVEDGLVSKTIFPELPPRSEYSITPLGMTLIPIIDAMIDWGNRNTGLFEKKYGG
- a CDS encoding nuclear transport factor 2 family protein gives rise to the protein MRANIEEYKAVEAAAMKFVKSVAEGNSKHARELFTDEAVLFGYLDGQLEHDSIEQFYKNVDTVGAGDDFKARIDVVDVEETLAVVRVLEEKWGGRIGFTDYLLLMKMDGKWRCVAKAYNQNSNTIQK
- a CDS encoding aldo/keto reductase produces the protein MLGLGTYSLHGDECINVILSAIKLGYRKFDTATFYGNEEEVGEAILRSGVPREEFFICTKLYPNEFGHAEEAIEASLARLDIGYVDLMLLHHPGRNDVEAYKVMERAMAAGKIRSLGVSNYYIEEMTEFLPKVSIKPVMTQNEIHPYYQEKEVRKYMHRNGIVIEGWYPFGDRGYTKAMFSNETLKKIAEAHGKSPTQVILRWDLQHGVAVIPGSSNPGHQKENISVFDFELIPEEMARIDALDRNEKNDWY
- a CDS encoding alpha/beta hydrolase, which produces MKTTAMKSICTALLACLCGTSGLTAQENQLNTNNMIEEKLNLTQEWDKVFPQSDEVSHSKITFHNRYGITLAADLYIPKEATGKLSAIAVCGPFGAVKEQASGLYAQELAKRGFLTIAFDPSFTGESGGQPRYVASPDINTEDFSAAVDYLATRDDVNPEQIGILGICGWGGMAVNAAAIDTRIKATVAATMYDMSRVNANGYFDADDNADARHELRRQLNTQRTTDYRNGSYELAGGLPDVVPADAPQFLKDYFAYYKTERGYHKRSLNSNGGWNKTSTLSFLNMPILSYASEIRSAVLLVHGENAHSRYFSEDTYKKLAGGNKELLIVPGASHTDLYDNFDKIPFDRIVAFYRENLK
- a CDS encoding aldo/keto reductase, yielding MDKHITFRNGQQVCPLGQGTYQMGRRRSEEIQALRRGINLGLTLIDTAEMYGTEDLVGEAVCDCRDKAFIVSKVLPSNASYEGTKRACERSLQRLGTDYIDLYLLHWIGRYPFSETVRALVELQQEGKIRQWGMSNLDVDDMERIITLPHGKDCAANQVLYNLKDRGIEYDLIPWSEQHHIPIMAYTPLGEGRLRNHKTLIEIARRHDATPTQIMLAWVMRTQNVIAIPKASSIAHVEDNARSLDISLTEEDLSDINKAFPAPTHKIHLAGW
- the asnB gene encoding asparagine synthase (glutamine-hydrolyzing), which produces MCGIAGVVGEVPNMKSLLKKMSQVQLHRGPDNMGSWISWVVDSEIGMIHNRLAVKQIKGVSEQPYMDEDTGLILVCDGNIYNHVELRKLLSRYYTFHSDTEEEVILKAYHRWGRSCLDRFNGIFAIVIYDRSAKTLFMARDRFGVKPLYFSLQKGNLYFASEIKALFAAGIRKQMSSCRWAGYLVYSTYGMPYETFWDEVYQLPAGYCLFFNSSSLDVRQWYEFDKAVQSVEIPDSETEAAERFLSLAEESVRYNLDAAVPVGFNLSGGIDSSFLLGLIHRLFPHDPFKVYSYYGGDKFSDEILWTEEMLSHTEYHLEQVQLTPDIVVKEAVKIARVQEEPYDGFSSLAYARLFRTAHRQGTTVLCDGLGLDEVWASYPRKGDMDQSAICSCLKSDFKELAHLPEYPHPFRDEEDNLRYRDLFYERIPHILRFNDRVSMMHSTELRKPFLDHRLIEYAFALPHYMKERSCQDKWMIRQIASRLLPKNVRLAPKGEAGRSSRLWLSNELQNWVGESIDGLRESVASDWIDGEQLNRQWNSFLEKGTTAPQHLWKWINLHIMLNKVV